In Desulfobacter hydrogenophilus, the genomic stretch TACGCTTTTTATGGAAGGTTCCGATACCCCGTATTTTCCGGATATGCTGTTTGCCAACCGGTTTATGAAACAGATGGATTATTTGCGTCACGGTAACCAGCAGAACAGGATTTATGTGTTTTACGGTCCCCACGGATGCGGGAAATCCACTTTTTTAAATAATCTTCTGGAAAAATTTGAGCAGTATGCCAATACCGAAGAGGGGTTGCGCTACGAAGTGGTATGGCGCCTGGATGTCAAAAAACTCAAAGGGCCTGAACCGTCTTTGATGCGCCTGTCTTCTTTTGAAAAATTGATTCAGTATATTGATAGTGATTCAATAGAAAGAAAGCCGGGGTCAGATCAAAAACAGGTCGATTTCGAAGGCCCGGAGCCTGAATTTATTGAGATCCCCTGCCTGTGCCATGACAACCCCTTTCTGGTGATACCCAAAGAACAAAGACGCGCTGTTCTGGACGAATTGATCAAAAACGATGAATTTAAATGGAAGCTATTCACGGAAAAACAGTATGAATGGGTATTTAAAGATGAGGTCTGCACTGTGTGCGCCTCCATTTACCAGAGCCTTTTGGAACGCCTAGACAAGCCGGCCAAGGTGTTTGATATGTTATATGCCAGACCCTATTATTTTAACCGACGCCTTGGCAACGGAATATCCGTGTTTAACCCCGGGGACAGGCCGTTGCGTCGAAACGTTATTCTCAACCAGATGCTCCAGAGTCGAATTAATGCGCTTTTTCAGGATTCCAACGTTATTAATTATATTTATTCCTCCTATGCAAAAATTCATAACGGTATCTATGCCCTTATGGATATTAAGTCGCACAATGTCGAGCGCATGGTTGAGCTCCACAATATTATTTCAGAGGCCATTCACAAGGTAGAGAATGTAGAGGAACACGTGGAGGCGTTGTTTTTTGCCCTCATGAATCCCGAAGATAAGCAAAATCTTAAAGATTTCCCCTCTTTTGAAGACCGTATTCAGTATATAAATATCCCATACGTTCTTGATGTGACCACAGAAGTTAAAATTTATGTGAATATCTTTGGACGCCATATTGAAAGCAGTTTTCTGCCTATGGTGCTTGAAAATTTTGCAAGAATTATTATTTGCACCAGAATCGGAAAAAAATCTCTTGCCTTAGATCAATGGATAAAAGATCCGAAAAAGTACCTGAATTTTTGTGATGAGAGCCTGATCTTGTTGCTTATGGAAATTTTTAGAGGAAGTATTCCTAACTGGCTGGATGACGAGGACAAAAAGGCGCTTGACAAAAAGACGATGAAAAAAATTATTGTCGAGTCTGAAGAATATGGGAAACAGGGATTGTCCGGTCGGGATTCCATTAAAATATTTGACCGGTTTTATTCGAAATTTGTTAAGGAAGACGGGCTCATCAACATGCTCGATTTATGTTCGTTTTTCAATAAACTCGAAGAACCCATACGCCAGATGATTCCGCAGGGGTTTTTGTCTTCACTTTTAAGGATGTATGACTATTCCATTCTCCAGCAGGTCAAAGAGTGCCTTTATTATTACAATGAGGAGCAAATCGCAAAGGATATAAAAAATTATATTTCCGCTGTGACCAATGAAATCGGCTCTGTTGTGGACTGTATTTTTACCAAAGAAGAGATTCATGTTACCGAGGCATTTCTTGAAAGCCTTGAAATAAGACTTCTGTCTGAAAATGCCGATGCAGAACGGCGCCAGGGGATGCGTCTGGATGTATTAAAGGAATATACAGGGCTTACGCTTTCCCACGAGATTATGATCGAAGGAAAGAGCATTGAACAGACCCGGCTGTTTAAAACCCTTCATGAACGATATGTGCATAACTTAAAAAAACGGGTGTTGGAGCCTTTTATTGACAATGCAAATTTCAGACGGGCTATAAAGGATTTTGATACCGAAGATTTTAAAGCCCATGATAAACGCATTAAACGCGATGTGAAATTTCTTATTTACAATTTAGTTAGTAAATTTGAGTATTCACAGCAGGGTGCCAATGAGATCTGTATTTATGTGATTGATAATAATTTAGCCAATAAATTTAAAGATACCTGATTGTCAGGCGGCGCGCGAACAATTAAATAAGTTGGGCAGAAATAACGCCGAATTTTGGTTCATCTACAAGGCGCATTAAAGGTTGAATAGCAGTCCTATTGGACCTTTGATGCAACGAAGTAGATGGGCCAAAAGGCAAGCTATTTGGTTCAAGTTGTTTAATCTGCGGTCCTTAGTGTAATTTAGTGGTTATCACCAACTGCCTGTCAAACCATTTGAAGCATTTTGTAAAAATTCGCTAATGCCTCCGGGTTGGCGCAAAAATTCGATAAATGCACCAGATGATTTTGTCAAAAATGAATTCCCGCCATTCAAATACTCTGCGGCACCAATCGCATAAAGAATAAAAACAACATAAATAACACCTAATACAAAAACATGCGGTATGCGCATTTCTTCACTGAAGTAATAGATACCTATTGTTACAATGGTAACAAGCAGAAGCATAACTTGGACATCTATAAACGTAGGGCCGGCTTCAATGAAGTCAATTTTTTGGCCCGTAAACAAAAGAAAAAGCGCAAGGGGAAGCCCCATACTGATGGTGATATCAAATATATTTGATCCCAATACATTGGATAACGCATCATCATAATTGCCTTTTTTAGCATCTTTAATGGAAATAATTGTATCCGGAACGCTGCTCACCGCCGCAACAAGGATCAATGCAACGAACAATGGATGTATTTTCAGTGCGTCTGCAATACCTTTACATCCTTCGACTATCCCTGCGCAAGCGACTGCCATAACCAGTGTAGAACCGAGTAATAATATCCAGCTTCTTCCCTTTATCCCTTCTTTAGATCTGAATTGATATTTTTCGAACCAGGCGTCAGACTCACCATTATTATAATCCTCCTGCTTTTCATTACTACCGTTTTTCATAGATAAGAGCGTATAAGCTAAATAAATGACATAGAAACCGGTAAAAACCCACCCATGCCAATGGGTGATGTAATTACTTGATAACAAGAGCAACATCATAATCTCGGCCCCTATGAGGAAAAGCCCATCTCTTAATATGACTTTTTTTGATACTTTAACTCCGGTAATGCCCATACCTAAAACAACCCAAATCACGAGCATTGGAATAATTATACTATTGAAAATCGCAGAACCGGCGTTTCCGCCTATACTCGCCGCAAAATCTCGACCCAAGTTTTCTTGTTCCGCTAAAATAAGAAAAAATACGGTGGTCAGCAATTCCGGCATGGAAGAGCCTATTGCATTTAAAGTCGCCCCCTTTACGCCGTCGTTCAAATTGCTTCCAAGACAGTCCGTTGCAGACTCAAAAACATCACAGGATTTTGCTATGATATACGAACAGGCCATCATCAGGATTAAGCCACCGTACCAGGTATGCAAAATAACATCCATAATTCCTATTCAACTCCCATTTTTTTCAGTATACGGTACTTATAAGTTAATTTTGGGTTAAAAATTGTAAGTTGTGGGATAATGTCAATAACGATTTTTCAGCTCCGATGAATTTAATTACATATCCTGAATAATAACCTGAACACAATTTTGCTTAAATCTGTCCACCTTAAGCTTTACCATCAGTTTTGGAAAAAATTCGGGCAGGCAGGTCGTGTCAGACAGGTTAAAGTGCAATGCCTCCACCTGGTATTTCCTGCTTTGATCCGTCAGGGTCATCTTTCGATGGCAACCGCCAATAATTATCGAAGACGCCACCCAGATGTTTTTCATAAGGAAGACCGGTTCCGGATTGCCGGTGCCAAAGGGTCGAAGCATATCGATCTGGCTGACAAGTTCCGGGGTGATATCTGTAATTTCAATAACGGCATCAATTTTCTGGACGGGTTTAAAATCTTTTTCTGTGCAGACCAAAGCCAGGATCTCTGTCAGCGCCGGTTTCAGACGTGCCAGGTTTTCTTTTTTGACTGATAGTCCTGCTGCCATGGCATGCCCACCAAAGGTTTCCAGCAAATTTCGGGTTTCAGACAATACCTTGTGTATATTTATCTGATTAATACTCCGACATGACCCTTTTGCAATGTCGTCTTTTGAGTTCAACAGCACCACCGGACAGGTATGCTTGCGGGCAAGCCTTGATGCGGCAATGCCAAGCACGGATGCCTCCCATTTGCTGTCCCACAATACAATAAGTCGGTTTTCAAGAATGGATGGATCGCTTGCAATACGCCGTTCAATATCTTCGACAATCTCTTTTTCAATGAGTTGGCGTTTTCTGTTCAGTTCATCAAGAAGGGCTGCGGTTGTCTCGGCCTGGGCCGGGGCAGGGCAGGTCAGGTGGGAAACACATATTCTTGCATGTGATATGCGACCCGCAGCATTCAGCCTTGGCACGATTTTAAATGAAATGTCGTCGGAATTAAGCTTATCCATGTCAACCCTTGATGTACGGGCCATGGAGACAAGCGCCGGACGAAGGCCCATGCGAATGCGTTTTATTCCTGCCACGCAAAGAACCCGGTTGTCCGCCACCAGGGGGACCATATCACCTATGGTGCCGATGGTGAACAGGTCCAGGTATTCGGATAATTTGGGTTCGGGAAATTGTTCCCATACCCCATTATCCCTGAATACTTTGCGTAAGCCCATAATCAGGTAAAATGCCACGCCAACACCGGCAAGATATTCAAGACAGGCGTTGCAATCGGCCTGTTTGGGATTGATCACGGCAAAGGCTTTGGGGATAGTCGTGTCCGGTTCATGATGGTCGGTGATGATAATGTCAATGTCTTCTTTGCCTGCCGCCTCAACCGCTTCATGGGAACTGATACCGCAGTCCACAGTGATGATCAGATCCACATCCATGGATACGGCCATCTCAATATGTGGCAATTGAAGGCTGTAGCCTTCCTTTGTCCTGTGGGGCACATACCAGGACAGATCTGCCTCCACTATGGAGAGAAACTGGTAAAGCATGGCTGTAGCCGTGACCCCGTCCGCATCAAAATCACCAAAAACAAGAATTTTTTCTTTGTTGCTTACCGCTGTATAAATCCGTTTTACAGCCTTGTCCATGTCCTTTAATTCAAAGGGGCTGCTCAGTCTGGAATAATCCGGATTTAGAAAAAATTTGGCGTCATCAGCTGTTGTGATCCCTTTGTCTGCCAGCAGTCCGGCAATAACAGGATGGCAGTCAAGGGCCTTTTGAAGTCTTTGAACAACTTGGCTGTCAGGTGTTGTATATGTAAGTTTGATCTCCATAAAATGCCGGGGTTATACCTTCTTGGGTGACGACGTGTCAATCGTGTGGCAATAAAGACATCAAGGCTGACAATTTTGTTCAGACAAAACTCTTGAACAACCAGCTTTATTGGTGGTATTATTTCCGGTTTATAAAGGATTAGGGTTAAAGTATTATGCAATCTGTTGTAAAAGAATATATGGTGGATAAAACAAAAATCGGATTTATCCGTTTTATTTTTGAAGCCTATGAAGGTATAGCCGTTGTCACAACATTGGAGCCTGGAACCGGCCATATCCAGCTTGCCATGCCCCCTGACCGGCAGGCCGAGGTAAATATGGTCACGCAAGCGTTAAAAAAGGACTTTTATTTTGAGCCAAGATAAGCCAAAAGCCTATGTAAAAACCATCGGGTGCCAGATGAATGTGTATGATTCCCAGATTCTGGCAGGCCTTTTGCGAAATGCAGGGTATGAACAAACCCGTGATCCGGACCTGGCAGATCTGGTTTTGTGTAATACCTGCGCCATCCGCCATAAGGCCCAGGAAAAGGCCTATAGCTTTTTGGGTCGTTTCGCAGGCACACGGATTAAGGGAAAACGCCCGCTGACCATCATGGCCGGCTGTGTGGCCCAAAAAGAAAAGGAAAAAGCATTTGTACGTCTGCCACATCTTGACCTGGTTTTAGGTACCCAGGCCTTTGGGCGTTTTGAGACGCATCTGAACACCCTGGTTTCCGGTAAAACCCGTATTGTGGACACCGAACCCAGCGAAAATATTTTCGAAGGCTTTTCCAAGGATGCCTTGCCCGGAAAGAATCAGGTGTCACGCTTTGTAACCATCATGCAGGGGTGTGAAAATTTTTGCACCTATTGTGTGGTGCCCTATGTCCGGGGAAAGGAAAGAAGCCGGGATCCATTCGCCATTGTAGAAGAGATTGAGGGGCTGGCCGCTTCCGGGGTGCGTGAGATTACCCTGCTGGGCCAGAATGTTAATTCCTATGCCGGTAATAATGGACAGGTTAGCTTTGCTGATCTGCTTCTTCTTGTCAGCAGAGTGGACGGAATTGAACGGATTCGGTTTGCCACGTCCCATCCCAAGGATTTATCCAATGATTTGATCCAGGCCATAAAAAACATTGACAAGGTGTGCAACCATCTTCATCTGCCGGTTCAGTCCGGTTCCAACGACATCTTAAAACGGATGAACCGAAAATATGACCGTGACACCTATTTTACAAGAATTTCAGCCCTAAGACAGGCCTGCCCGGATATTGCTCTGTCCACGGATCTTATTGTGGGGTTTCCTGGCGAAACCGTATCTGATTTTCAGCAAACCATGGATTTGCTTGAGAGCGTAGAATTTGATGCGGTCTTTGCCTTTTCCTATTCAGCAAGATCGTTTACGCCGGCTGCCAAATTTTCAAACCAACTGGATGAGCAGACCAAGAAGGACCGGCTCAACGCGCTGCTTGATTTCCAGGAAAAGATAACAGAAAAGAAAAACAATGCCTTTGTTGGTAAAAAAGTGACGGTGTTGGTGGAAGGTGACAGCCCTAAACCCAGGGACGGATTTGTAAAGAAAAATAAAAATACCAGACAGATGTTCGGCCGAAGCGATGCAAACAAAATTGTTCATTTTGCATCGGATCAGGCTGCCGTCGGGGATCTGGTGACACTTGAAATTATAAACGCATACCCCCATTCCCTTTGGGGAGAGGTCTGCGAAAGCGATTAAGATGTTATGAAAATTAAATCAACGACCATTCGACCCAATGAACTGTGCCCGTGCGGCAGCGGAAAAAAATTTAAAAATTGCTGCAGAAATAAAAAAACTGAACTTTCTTTGAAAGATAAATATAAAAATAAGTATGATATCATTCTGAAAACACCTGAACAGGTCGAGGGTATTAGAAAATGCGGAAAACTGCTTTTATCCATTATGGAAGGAGTTGAAAAGATGATCCGACCCGGCCTGAAAACCGATGATATTAACACCTATGTTCATGAACAGACCATTAAAGCCGGGGCCGTACCTGCACCGCTCAACTACCGGGGATTTCCCAAAAGTGTCTGCGTTTCCGTTAACGATGTTATCTGCCACGGAATACCCGGTGAGCGGGTGCTTGAAGATGGGGATATTGTCAATGTTGATATTACTCCGATTCTGAATGGTTACTATGCCGACGCTAATAGAACCTTTTTTGTGGGGACGCCCGGACGCGATGCCCAGAAAATTGTTGCCGTGGCTGCTGAAAGCCTTCGTTTGGCCATAGAGCAAGTCAAGCCTGGGGCCACCCTGGGAGATATTGGGCATGCCATTCAAAAATATGCCGAAGGTCAGGGATGTTCGGTTGTCAGGGAATTTGTCGGTCATGGTGTGGGACTTGATTTCCATGAACAGCCCCAGGTTCTTCATTTTGGACGGCCCGGTACCGGCATTACCCTTGTTCCCGGCATGGTGTTTACCATTGAACCCATGGTTAATTTAGGCAAAAAAGGACTGCATGTGCTTGAGGATCGGTGGACAGCGGTAACCAATGACGGATCCCTGTCCGCCCAGTTCGAACAGACTCTTCTTGTGACAGAAGACGGGTATGAAAGTTTAACCCCATATGCGTTATAGTAAGACGACGGTATTAAATAAGGTTTTTTCAGCCGTATTTATTGCCTTTATCTGTGTCACATCCGCCTTTTTTTTCTGTGTGGCCTGTGTGTTGCGGATTTGCACCGCGCCCTTTGATCCGCGAAGAATTGTGTCAAACGTTTTCAGTGCGTTCTGGGCCTCGATTTATATCTGGGTTATGCCGCCCTGGTCCGTAAACATTGTGGGCCGGGAAAAACTTGATATCCGCAAAAACTATGTGTTTGTATCCAATCATCAAAGTCAGCTGGACATCCTTGTGCTTTACCGACTGCTGTTTCCCTACCGGTGGGTGTCCAAGGCTTCCGTTTTCGAACTGCCGTTCATTGGGTGGAATATGGCGCTTAACAATGGGGACATTAAGCTTAAACGTGGCGATAGGGACAGTATCAAGGCCATGATGGCCGCATGTGAAGTGCTTTTACGGCAAAACGTCTCCATTTTTTTCTTCCCCGAAGGCACACGGTCCAAAGATGGCCGTATCGGCAGGTTCAAACCTGGAGCTTTTATCCTGGCTAAAAACACAGGGGTTGACATTCAGCCCATTGCCATCAGTCATACCAATAAGGCTTTGCCTAAATATTCGTTGACCTTTCAGGGGCACACCGAGATGACAGTAAAGGTTCTGGATACCATTCCCTTTTCCCGGTTCAGGGATCTGACTCCTGAAAAGATTGCCGATATGGTAAGGACGTTGATTGCCCGCCATGTCGCCGGTTGCCGGAAATCGGTATGATTGTATCAACAATATAGTTTCTGTGTTTTTTTCTATAATTAGCCGATATTCTTTAACAGCGTGCACATCCTTTCAAAAATATGTCTTCGAGATATCGTGTCGGAATATCTCATAAAATATTAGTAATTACGATTTTGTAATATTATTATAGCGGTTAGTGACCCATTGGGATGACATTCATACCACAGGGTTTTGGATCATAATCCGATTCATTGAGCTTAAATTCTGTTTAAATTTTCATTTAGCCCTCATTGAAATAAATTAAAGAGTAATAATTTATTTATTAAACATATATATTACATATTTGTGTCGTAATATATTTCATTTTTGTATTATATATCCCCTGTCTAATTTCTTTGCAAATAAATAAAAATTTTTTTTTATTTAAATCAATTTGTAATTCAAACAAGTTATATTTTTTGTCGTTTATTCGAGATCACGATGGAACACCCGTTGCAGTTACAGGCATTACGACGGCGGACAGGTTATTTGCCTGTTAAAAACAACTAAAGCTTAATTTAAGGAGTTATAAAAATGAGAAAGGTAGCAATCTACGGAAAAGGCGGCATCGGCAAATCCACTACAACTCAGAATACGGTAGCAGGACTGGTGGAGGCCGGCAAAAAAATCATGATCGTGGGCTGTGACCCCAAGTCTGACTCCACACGGCTTATGCTCAATGGCCTGGCCCAGAAAACCGTTCTGGATACCCTGAGAGAAGAGGGTGAAGATGTTGAACTTGAAGATGTCAGAAAAGCGGGATACGGCGGGGTTATGTGCACGGAATCAGGCGGACCGGAACCCGGTGTTGGCTGCGCCGGCCGAGGGATCATCACCTCCATCAACCTGCTGGAACAGCTGGGCGCTTATGACGAAGAGCAGAATTTGGATTATGTATTTTATGATGTTCTGGGTGACGTTGTCTGTGGCGGATTTGCCATGCCCATCCGTGAAGGCAAGGCCCAGGAAATTTATATTGTCGTCTCCGGCGAGATGATGGCTATGTACGCGGCCAACAACATCTGCAAGGGTATCGTAAAATTTGCCCAGTCCGGCGGAGTTCGTCTCGGCGGCTTGATCTGTAACTCCCGTCAGGTCGACAACGAAGAGGAAATGATTTTACAGCTGGCCAAGAAACTGGGCACCCAGATGATCCACTTTGTTCCCAGGCACAACATGGTTCAGCAGGCTGAGATCAACAGAAAAACGGTTATTGATTTTGCGCCGGACCACCCCCAGGCAGATGAATACCGGGCCCTGGCCAGAAAAATGGATGAAAATAAAACGTTTGTCATCCCCACGCCCCTTGAGATTGAAGAACTGGAGTCCCTGCTCATTGAATACGGGATCGCGGCGTAACCAAAAACCTAAGAACCATAAGGAATATTTAAATGAAAGTAATGATTAAAGCCATCGTTCGCCCTGAAAAAGTTAACGCAGTCATGGCCGCCCTCATGGAATCAGGATATCCGGCGGTCACCCGGATGAGTGTGGCCGGACGTGGAAAACAGCGGGGAATCAAAATCGGTGAAATCACCTATGACGAAATTCCCAAGGAGATGCTTTTATCGGTTATCGATGAAAAAGATCGTGATTTTGTCCTTAAAACCATTTTACAAACCGCAAAGACCGGTGAGAAAGGCGCCTTTGGCGACGGCAAGATTTTTATCTCTCCGATCATTGAGTCTTATACCATCAGCTCAGGCAAAAAAGACATAGACCTTGATGAAGACCTGGCGGTGGCATCATGAAAGAGATCATG encodes the following:
- a CDS encoding serine protein kinase PrkA; the encoded protein is MTMDTNTSSVDSDAIGSVTQAMDFLNRNIQDYQQHKPVSFQEFLQLLNANPSRILRNIFQSFHDMIKSHVTEIENDIDHSAVTKYDTGTLFMEGSDTPYFPDMLFANRFMKQMDYLRHGNQQNRIYVFYGPHGCGKSTFLNNLLEKFEQYANTEEGLRYEVVWRLDVKKLKGPEPSLMRLSSFEKLIQYIDSDSIERKPGSDQKQVDFEGPEPEFIEIPCLCHDNPFLVIPKEQRRAVLDELIKNDEFKWKLFTEKQYEWVFKDEVCTVCASIYQSLLERLDKPAKVFDMLYARPYYFNRRLGNGISVFNPGDRPLRRNVILNQMLQSRINALFQDSNVINYIYSSYAKIHNGIYALMDIKSHNVERMVELHNIISEAIHKVENVEEHVEALFFALMNPEDKQNLKDFPSFEDRIQYINIPYVLDVTTEVKIYVNIFGRHIESSFLPMVLENFARIIICTRIGKKSLALDQWIKDPKKYLNFCDESLILLLMEIFRGSIPNWLDDEDKKALDKKTMKKIIVESEEYGKQGLSGRDSIKIFDRFYSKFVKEDGLINMLDLCSFFNKLEEPIRQMIPQGFLSSLLRMYDYSILQQVKECLYYYNEEQIAKDIKNYISAVTNEIGSVVDCIFTKEEIHVTEAFLESLEIRLLSENADAERRQGMRLDVLKEYTGLTLSHEIMIEGKSIEQTRLFKTLHERYVHNLKKRVLEPFIDNANFRRAIKDFDTEDFKAHDKRIKRDVKFLIYNLVSKFEYSQQGANEICIYVIDNNLANKFKDT
- a CDS encoding sodium:calcium antiporter; the encoded protein is MDVILHTWYGGLILMMACSYIIAKSCDVFESATDCLGSNLNDGVKGATLNAIGSSMPELLTTVFFLILAEQENLGRDFAASIGGNAGSAIFNSIIIPMLVIWVVLGMGITGVKVSKKVILRDGLFLIGAEIMMLLLLSSNYITHWHGWVFTGFYVIYLAYTLLSMKNGSNEKQEDYNNGESDAWFEKYQFRSKEGIKGRSWILLLGSTLVMAVACAGIVEGCKGIADALKIHPLFVALILVAAVSSVPDTIISIKDAKKGNYDDALSNVLGSNIFDITISMGLPLALFLLFTGQKIDFIEAGPTFIDVQVMLLLVTIVTIGIYYFSEEMRIPHVFVLGVIYVVFILYAIGAAEYLNGGNSFLTKSSGAFIEFLRQPGGISEFLQNASNGLTGSW
- the recJ gene encoding single-stranded-DNA-specific exonuclease RecJ, with the translated sequence MEIKLTYTTPDSQVVQRLQKALDCHPVIAGLLADKGITTADDAKFFLNPDYSRLSSPFELKDMDKAVKRIYTAVSNKEKILVFGDFDADGVTATAMLYQFLSIVEADLSWYVPHRTKEGYSLQLPHIEMAVSMDVDLIITVDCGISSHEAVEAAGKEDIDIIITDHHEPDTTIPKAFAVINPKQADCNACLEYLAGVGVAFYLIMGLRKVFRDNGVWEQFPEPKLSEYLDLFTIGTIGDMVPLVADNRVLCVAGIKRIRMGLRPALVSMARTSRVDMDKLNSDDISFKIVPRLNAAGRISHARICVSHLTCPAPAQAETTAALLDELNRKRQLIEKEIVEDIERRIASDPSILENRLIVLWDSKWEASVLGIAASRLARKHTCPVVLLNSKDDIAKGSCRSINQINIHKVLSETRNLLETFGGHAMAAGLSVKKENLARLKPALTEILALVCTEKDFKPVQKIDAVIEITDITPELVSQIDMLRPFGTGNPEPVFLMKNIWVASSIIIGGCHRKMTLTDQSRKYQVEALHFNLSDTTCLPEFFPKLMVKLKVDRFKQNCVQVIIQDM
- a CDS encoding DUF4911 domain-containing protein encodes the protein MQSVVKEYMVDKTKIGFIRFIFEAYEGIAVVTTLEPGTGHIQLAMPPDRQAEVNMVTQALKKDFYFEPR
- the miaB gene encoding tRNA (N6-isopentenyl adenosine(37)-C2)-methylthiotransferase MiaB translates to MSQDKPKAYVKTIGCQMNVYDSQILAGLLRNAGYEQTRDPDLADLVLCNTCAIRHKAQEKAYSFLGRFAGTRIKGKRPLTIMAGCVAQKEKEKAFVRLPHLDLVLGTQAFGRFETHLNTLVSGKTRIVDTEPSENIFEGFSKDALPGKNQVSRFVTIMQGCENFCTYCVVPYVRGKERSRDPFAIVEEIEGLAASGVREITLLGQNVNSYAGNNGQVSFADLLLLVSRVDGIERIRFATSHPKDLSNDLIQAIKNIDKVCNHLHLPVQSGSNDILKRMNRKYDRDTYFTRISALRQACPDIALSTDLIVGFPGETVSDFQQTMDLLESVEFDAVFAFSYSARSFTPAAKFSNQLDEQTKKDRLNALLDFQEKITEKKNNAFVGKKVTVLVEGDSPKPRDGFVKKNKNTRQMFGRSDANKIVHFASDQAAVGDLVTLEIINAYPHSLWGEVCESD
- the map gene encoding type I methionyl aminopeptidase yields the protein MKIKSTTIRPNELCPCGSGKKFKNCCRNKKTELSLKDKYKNKYDIILKTPEQVEGIRKCGKLLLSIMEGVEKMIRPGLKTDDINTYVHEQTIKAGAVPAPLNYRGFPKSVCVSVNDVICHGIPGERVLEDGDIVNVDITPILNGYYADANRTFFVGTPGRDAQKIVAVAAESLRLAIEQVKPGATLGDIGHAIQKYAEGQGCSVVREFVGHGVGLDFHEQPQVLHFGRPGTGITLVPGMVFTIEPMVNLGKKGLHVLEDRWTAVTNDGSLSAQFEQTLLVTEDGYESLTPYAL
- a CDS encoding lysophospholipid acyltransferase family protein, translated to MRYSKTTVLNKVFSAVFIAFICVTSAFFFCVACVLRICTAPFDPRRIVSNVFSAFWASIYIWVMPPWSVNIVGREKLDIRKNYVFVSNHQSQLDILVLYRLLFPYRWVSKASVFELPFIGWNMALNNGDIKLKRGDRDSIKAMMAACEVLLRQNVSIFFFPEGTRSKDGRIGRFKPGAFILAKNTGVDIQPIAISHTNKALPKYSLTFQGHTEMTVKVLDTIPFSRFRDLTPEKIADMVRTLIARHVAGCRKSV
- the nifH gene encoding nitrogenase iron protein; translation: MKMRKVAIYGKGGIGKSTTTQNTVAGLVEAGKKIMIVGCDPKSDSTRLMLNGLAQKTVLDTLREEGEDVELEDVRKAGYGGVMCTESGGPEPGVGCAGRGIITSINLLEQLGAYDEEQNLDYVFYDVLGDVVCGGFAMPIREGKAQEIYIVVSGEMMAMYAANNICKGIVKFAQSGGVRLGGLICNSRQVDNEEEMILQLAKKLGTQMIHFVPRHNMVQQAEINRKTVIDFAPDHPQADEYRALARKMDENKTFVIPTPLEIEELESLLIEYGIAA
- a CDS encoding P-II family nitrogen regulator gives rise to the protein MKVMIKAIVRPEKVNAVMAALMESGYPAVTRMSVAGRGKQRGIKIGEITYDEIPKEMLLSVIDEKDRDFVLKTILQTAKTGEKGAFGDGKIFISPIIESYTISSGKKDIDLDEDLAVAS